One Elaeis guineensis isolate ETL-2024a chromosome 10, EG11, whole genome shotgun sequence genomic window carries:
- the LOC105053172 gene encoding potassium transporter 25: MREEERDCVDFSYSENIIALENVVLAKRAGCIDPEPSDNARGVEMMVAWKCMELSSIFIRKTVDSQRISQDIMNYNIDKTSLCLLPNNKGDDDELLAYEMGSFYKNSLGFKAKRAIENNKSSHYLMLLMALLGSCMIIGNGVVVPAISVLSASISLERTLEPISFKHMSVSIACTILIGLFVLQHYGTHKISFLFAPVITVWLLFISGVGVYNIFHWNTYIIRALSPEYMYKFIKSKDIKGWRSLGGVLLCIAGSEAMFADLGHFSKRSIQIAFGVLVYPSLIFCYMGQTAFISKNWNPTREAYVTHLGASAPGKLHPFFACLSLVASVVGSQATITATFSIINQCQAFGCFPRVKVVHTSDKIHGQVYIPDINWILMVLCLILTIATTNVAPIGNATGLAIITSMLITTCFMSLIIALYWNRPWLSAIFLLFFGSIEVTYFWACGRNFHMRECLLFFPILIILLIMLAWHYGTMKKYEFDLHNKVSIEWLANLGPSLGVVRVPGIGFVYTDIMSGIPAFFSHFVTHLPAFHQVLIFVSFKSVPVPYVPPSMQYIIGRLGPKEYRLYRCIVRYGYRDRMRDMDDIEDEIISGIGEFISMDHGNSETLSSPEDKWIVTGSLKHEGNAFITLGATDSTTCSSNSVDIECPTIKIEQLQIGQPTVSRKKVRFILPPESPQMISSAREELQELLDAREHGMTYILGHSHLSAYKGSNFLRRLVTKVYIFLVNNCKEHEVVTNIPSAAYVEVGMTYVI, from the exons ATGAGAG AAGAGGAGAGAGATTGTGTTGATTTCAGTTATTCAGAGAATATCATTGCCCTTGAGAATGTTGTACTTGCAAAGAGGGCAGGTTGCATTGATCCGGAGCCATCTGACAATGCACGTGGAGTGGAAATGATGGTTGCATGGAAGTGCATGGAGCTCAGTTCCATCTTCATACG GAAAACTGTAGATTCACAACGAATCAGTCAAGATATTATGAATTACAATATTGACAAGACAAGCTTAT GTCTGCTTCCTAATAATAAGGGTGATGATGATGAACTTCTTGCTTACGAGATGGGAAGCTTTTACAAGAATAGTCTTGGATTCAAGGCTAAAAGGGCCATCGAAAATAATAAGAGCAGTCACTATCTGATGCTGCTCATGGCCTTGCTtggttcttgcatgatcattGGCAATGGAGTTGTAGTTCCAGCTATCTCTG tgTTATCAGCTTCAATAAGTCTGGAGAGAACTTTGGAGCCAATTTCTTTCAAAC ATATGTCAGTCAGCATTGCATGTACCATTTTGATAGGCCTCTTCGTGTTGCAACATTATGGGACACATAAAATCAGTTTTTTGTTTGCACCAGTAATAACTGTGTGGCTTCTCTTCATCAGTGGAGTTGGTGTATATAACATCTTTCACTGGAACACTTACATAATACGTGCTCTTTCACCTGAATACATGTACAAGTTTATAAAAAGCAAAGATATCAAAGGCTGGAGGTCATTAGGTGGTGTCCTTTTATGTATAGCAG GGTCTGAGGCAATGTTTGCCGATCTGGGTCATTTCTCTAAAAGGTCAATCCAG ATTGCTTTTGGGGTTCTGGTATATCCTTCCCTTATATTCTGTTACATGGGTCAGACTGCATTCATATCTAAGAATTGGAATCCTACTAGAGAAGCATATGTTACTCACCTTGGAGCATCTGCACCTG GAAAACTTCATCCCTTTTTTGCATGCCTATCTCTGGTAGCTTCTGTTGTAGGAAGCCAAGCAACTATTACGGCTACCTTTTCAATTATAAATCAGTGCCAGGCTTTTGGTTGTTTTCCCAGAGTGAAAGTCGTTCACACCTCTGATAAGATACATGGGCAGGTGTACATTCCAGATATCAACTGGATCTTAATGGTCCTTTGCCTTATTTTAACTATAGCCACCACAAATGTTGCACCTATTGGCAATGCTACTG GCCTTGCTATAATTACAAGTATGCTGATAACAACCTGCTTCATGTCGCTGATCATTGCTCTTTATTGGAATAGGCCATGGCTGTCAGCAATATTTCTGCTATTTTTTGGGTCTATTGAGGTCACATACTTCTGGGCTTGTGGTCGAAATTTTCATATGAGAGAGTGCTTACTCTTCTTCCCTATACTTATAATCTTGTTAATTATGCTGGCATGGCACTATGGCACCATGAAGAAGTATGAATTTGATTTGCACAACAAAGTTTCTATTGAATGGCTGGCAAATCTAGGCCCAAGCCTTGGAGTTGTCCGAGTTCCTGGCATTGGGTTTGTCTATACTGATATCATGTCCGGAATTCCAGCTTTCTTCTCCCACTTTGTTACCCATCTTCCGGCTTTTCATCAAGTTCTTATCTTTGTATCCTTTAAATCAGTTCCAGTGCCATATGTTCCACCAAGCATGCAGTATATTATTGGAAGGCTGGGGCCAAAGGAATACAGGCTCTACAGGTGCATTGTAAGGTATGGGTATCGTGATAGGATGAGAGACATGGATGAcattgaggatgaaattattagCGGGATTGGTGAGTTCATCTCAATGGACCATGGAAATTCTGAGACCTTGTCTTCACCAGAGGATAAATGGATAGTTACTGGAAGCTTGAAACATGAGGGTAATGCCTTTATTACTCTGGGTGCCACAGATTCAACCACCTGCTCATCAAATTCAGTGGATATAGAATGTCCTACAATAAAGATTGAGCAGTTGCAGATTGGGCAGCCTACAGTAAGTAGAAAGAAGGTGCGGTTCATTTTGCCTCCAGAAAGTCCTCAAATGATTTCATCAGCAAGGGAGGAGCTGCAAGAGCTGTTGGATGCAAGGGAGCATGGTATGACATATATACTAGGTCATTCACATCTCTCTGCTTACAAAGGGTCCAATTTTCTGAGAAGGCTTGTGACCAAGGTCTACATTTTCCTTGTCAACAATTGCAAAGAGCACGAAGTGGTAACAAACATCCCTAGCGCTGCTTATGTAGAGGTTGGCATGACATACGTAATATAA
- the LOC105053173 gene encoding protein trichome birefringence-like 14 isoform X1, which produces MKGGNLHKLRGNRLSLSLLALLCTTLIVWAWEKTPSLSTFLPPREQFDIFSPATVVPARTPVTISENKIETPSAKEDLSAVGRPVNALPNEAGKVVVIPQSDSSMRTSSEKEDKGKGSKNMPVEKKECNYAKGKWVADKRRPLYSGFGCKQWLSQMWACRLMQRTDFAYEGFRWQPQGCDMPEFKGSEFLRRMQHKTIALVGDSLGRQQFQSLMCMVTGGNYSPEALDVGKEYGLVKAPGAIRPDGWAYRFPSTNTTILYYWSASLCELEPLNRSDPATHYAMHLDRPAIFLKQYLHRFDVLVLNTGHHWNRGKFTANRWEMYVGGKPNTDRKIAQIWNARNLTIYSVIKWLDAQLPQHRQLKAFFRTISPRHFVNGDWNTGGSCDNTIPLAGGSEVLQDGSNDTVVEGAVGGTRVKLLDITALSQLRDEGHISKYTNKALAGVHDCLHWCLPGIPDTWNEILYAQL; this is translated from the exons ATGAAAGGGGGGAATTTACATAAACTGAGAGGTAATAGACTCTCTCTCAGTCTTCTTGCTCTCCTCTGCACAACCCTTATTGTTTGGGCATGGGAGAAAACCCCAAGCCTCTCTACTTTCCTTCCACCTCGAGAgcagtttgatatattttctccAG CAACAGTGGTTCCTGCACGAACTCCAGTAACTATCTCAGAAAATAAAATTGAGACGCCATctgcaaaggaagatttgtcagcTGTAGGCAGACCAGTAAATGCATTACCTAATGAAGCAGGGAAAGTTGTTGTTATTCCACAATCAGATTCCTCGATGAGGACCTCATCAGAGAAGGAAGATAAAGGCAAAGGATCAAAAAACATGCCTGTGGAGAAAAAAG AGTGTAATTATGCAAAGGGAAAGTGGGTCGCAGACAAAAGACGACCATTATATTCTGGGTTCGGTTGCAAGCAGTGGCTTTCACAAATGTGGGCATGCCGGTTAATGCAACGAACTGATTTCGCCTATGAGGGTTTCCGCTGGCAACCACAAGGTTGTGATATGCCAGAGTTCAAGGGATCTGAATTCTTGAGAAG GATGCAGCACAAAACAATTGCTCTGGTAGGGGATTCATTGGGAAGGCAGCAATTCCAATCCCTGATGTGTATGGTCACTGGTGGCAATTATAGCCCAGAAGCGTTAGATGTTGGAAAGGAATATGGCCTTGTTAAAGCACCTGGCGCCATACGACCTGACGGTTGGGCATATCGATTCCCAAGCACCAATACCACCATTCTATACTACTGGTCCGCTAGTTTATGTGAGTTGGAACCTTTGAACCGATCGGATCCAGCTACTCATTATGCTATGCATCTTGACCGCCCTGCAATATTTTTAAAGCAGTATCTTCATAGGTTTGATGTACTGGTGCTTAACACCGGACACCATTGGAATAGAGGCAAATTTACAGCCAACAGATGGGAAATGTATGTTGGTGGGAAACCCAACACTGATAGGAAAATTGCACAGATTTGGAATGCCAGAAATCTTACCATCTACAGTGTTATCAAGTGGCTTGATGCACAGCTTCCACAACATCGACAATTGAAAGCCTTTTTTAGGACAATATCTCCAAGGCATTTTGTCAATGGAGATTGGAATACTGGGGGAAGCTGTGATAATACCATCCCATTGGCAGGTGGAAGTGAGGTTTTGCAGGATGGTTCAAATGATACCGTTGTTGAGGGTGCAGTTGGGGGAACGAGGGTGAAGCTCTTGGATATTACTGCTTTGTCACAATTGAGAGATGAAGGACATATATCCAAATATACCAATAAAGCCTTAGCAGGGGTGCATGATTGCTTGCATTGGTGCCTTCCAGGTATACCTGATACATGGAATGAAATACTTTATGCACAGCTGTAG
- the LOC105053173 gene encoding protein trichome birefringence-like 14 isoform X2, whose amino-acid sequence MKGGNLHKLRGNRLSLSLLALLCTTLIVWAWEKTPSLSTFLPPREQFDIFSPVVPARTPVTISENKIETPSAKEDLSAVGRPVNALPNEAGKVVVIPQSDSSMRTSSEKEDKGKGSKNMPVEKKECNYAKGKWVADKRRPLYSGFGCKQWLSQMWACRLMQRTDFAYEGFRWQPQGCDMPEFKGSEFLRRMQHKTIALVGDSLGRQQFQSLMCMVTGGNYSPEALDVGKEYGLVKAPGAIRPDGWAYRFPSTNTTILYYWSASLCELEPLNRSDPATHYAMHLDRPAIFLKQYLHRFDVLVLNTGHHWNRGKFTANRWEMYVGGKPNTDRKIAQIWNARNLTIYSVIKWLDAQLPQHRQLKAFFRTISPRHFVNGDWNTGGSCDNTIPLAGGSEVLQDGSNDTVVEGAVGGTRVKLLDITALSQLRDEGHISKYTNKALAGVHDCLHWCLPGIPDTWNEILYAQL is encoded by the exons ATGAAAGGGGGGAATTTACATAAACTGAGAGGTAATAGACTCTCTCTCAGTCTTCTTGCTCTCCTCTGCACAACCCTTATTGTTTGGGCATGGGAGAAAACCCCAAGCCTCTCTACTTTCCTTCCACCTCGAGAgcagtttgatatattttctccAG TGGTTCCTGCACGAACTCCAGTAACTATCTCAGAAAATAAAATTGAGACGCCATctgcaaaggaagatttgtcagcTGTAGGCAGACCAGTAAATGCATTACCTAATGAAGCAGGGAAAGTTGTTGTTATTCCACAATCAGATTCCTCGATGAGGACCTCATCAGAGAAGGAAGATAAAGGCAAAGGATCAAAAAACATGCCTGTGGAGAAAAAAG AGTGTAATTATGCAAAGGGAAAGTGGGTCGCAGACAAAAGACGACCATTATATTCTGGGTTCGGTTGCAAGCAGTGGCTTTCACAAATGTGGGCATGCCGGTTAATGCAACGAACTGATTTCGCCTATGAGGGTTTCCGCTGGCAACCACAAGGTTGTGATATGCCAGAGTTCAAGGGATCTGAATTCTTGAGAAG GATGCAGCACAAAACAATTGCTCTGGTAGGGGATTCATTGGGAAGGCAGCAATTCCAATCCCTGATGTGTATGGTCACTGGTGGCAATTATAGCCCAGAAGCGTTAGATGTTGGAAAGGAATATGGCCTTGTTAAAGCACCTGGCGCCATACGACCTGACGGTTGGGCATATCGATTCCCAAGCACCAATACCACCATTCTATACTACTGGTCCGCTAGTTTATGTGAGTTGGAACCTTTGAACCGATCGGATCCAGCTACTCATTATGCTATGCATCTTGACCGCCCTGCAATATTTTTAAAGCAGTATCTTCATAGGTTTGATGTACTGGTGCTTAACACCGGACACCATTGGAATAGAGGCAAATTTACAGCCAACAGATGGGAAATGTATGTTGGTGGGAAACCCAACACTGATAGGAAAATTGCACAGATTTGGAATGCCAGAAATCTTACCATCTACAGTGTTATCAAGTGGCTTGATGCACAGCTTCCACAACATCGACAATTGAAAGCCTTTTTTAGGACAATATCTCCAAGGCATTTTGTCAATGGAGATTGGAATACTGGGGGAAGCTGTGATAATACCATCCCATTGGCAGGTGGAAGTGAGGTTTTGCAGGATGGTTCAAATGATACCGTTGTTGAGGGTGCAGTTGGGGGAACGAGGGTGAAGCTCTTGGATATTACTGCTTTGTCACAATTGAGAGATGAAGGACATATATCCAAATATACCAATAAAGCCTTAGCAGGGGTGCATGATTGCTTGCATTGGTGCCTTCCAGGTATACCTGATACATGGAATGAAATACTTTATGCACAGCTGTAG
- the LOC105053174 gene encoding alpha,alpha-trehalose-phosphate synthase [UDP-forming] 6 yields the protein MVSKSYSNLLELASGESQSLGRIGRRIPRVVTAPGIVPDLDESDDAASNSSSELASPSPRDRTIIVANQLPIRAARQPGVGGWSFSWDQDSLLHQVKDSIGDHKDMEFIYIGSLREEIPVSEQDEVAKILLETFNCVPAFLPADLLSRFYHGFCKQQLWPLFHYMLPLSPDLGGRFDRSLWQAYVSANKIFADKILEVINPDDDFVWVHDYHLMVLPTFLRKRFNRVKLGFFLHSPFPSSEIYRTLPVREELLRSLLHSDLIGFHTFDYARHFLSCCSRMLGLTYESKRGYIGLEYYGRTVSIKILPVGIHMGQLGSVLSLPETEVKVAELMKQFYDRDRIMLLGVDDMDIFKGISLKLLAFELLLMQHEEWRGRVVLVQIANPARGRGKDVKEVQTESNAMVKRINEAFGRPGYKPVILIDKPLQFYERMAYYVVAECCLVTAVRDGMNLIPYEYIIARQGNENLNKVLHLSSSTLKKSMLVVSEFIGCSPSLSGAIRVNPWNIDAVADSMVSALEMPEAEKQLRHEKHYRYVSTHDVGYWANSFLQDLRRTCRDHNRRRCWGIGFGLGFRVVALDPNFRKLAMEHIVSAYRRTRTRAILLDYDGTLMPQASIKKSPCVRSIEILNTLCRDKNNTVFLVSARSRSKLSEWFSSCENLGMAAEHGYFLRLRRDADWQTCVPATDCSWKQIAEPVMRLYTETTDGSTIEDKETSLVWCYEDADPDFGSCQAKELLDHLESVLANEPVSVKSGTNNVEVKPQGVNKGLVAEHLLSTMRDRGLLADFVLCIGDDRSDEDMFEVISSAMTGPSLAPNAEVFACTVGRKPSKAKYYLDDTAEIFRLMQGLAFVSQQAPGSSLPI from the exons ATGGTGTCGAAATCCTACTCCAATCTGCTGGAGCTGGCCTCCGGCGAGTCCCAATCCCTTGGCCGAATCGGCCGCCGCATCCCTCGGGTTGTGACGGCCCCCGGTATAGTCCCCGACCTAGATGAATCCGATGACGCCGCTTCCAATTCATCGTCGGAACTAGCTTCCCCATCTCCCCGCGACCGCACGATCATTGTAGCCAATCAGCTCCCAATTCGTGCTGCCCGCCAGCCCGGAGTCGGGGGCTGGTCCTTCTCCTGGGACCAGGATTCCCTCCTCCACCAGGTCAAGGACAGTATAGGTGACCATAAAGACATGGAATTTATCTATATCGGCTCCCTCCGAGAGGAGATTCCAGTTTCCGAGCAGGATGAGGTTGCCAAAATCCTCCTTGAGACCTTCAATTGTGTGCCAGCCTTCCTCCCTGCCGACCTCCTATCCCGGTTCTATCATGGCTTCTGCAAGCAGCAGTTGTGGCCCCTCTTTCACTACATGCTTCCCCTCTCCCCGGACCTCGGCGGCCGCTTCGACCGTAGCCTATGGCAAGCTTATGTTTCGGCTAACAAGATCTTTGCAGATAAGATCCTTGAGGTGATCAACCCGGATGATGATTTTGTATGGGTCCATGATTACCACCTCATGGTCCTCCCAACCTTCCTCAGGAAGCGTTTCAATCGAGTAAAGCTCGGGTTTTTCCTCCATAGTCCCTTCCCTTCGTCTGAAATCTACAGGACACTGCCTGTAAGGGAAGAACTCCTGAGATCCCTCCTGCATTCTGATCTAATTGGGTTTCACACTTTTGATTATGCCCGCCATTTCTTGTCATGCTGTAGTAGAATGCTTGGTCTGACCTATGAATCGAAGCGGGGTTACATCGGGCTAGAGTATTATGGTCGGACTGTCAGTATCAAGATACTTCCAGTTGGGATTCATATGGGCCAGCTCGGTTCTGTGTTGAGCCTCCCGGAGACTGAGGTGAAGGTTGCTGAGCTCATGAAGCAGTTTTATGATCGGGATCGGATAATGCTGCTCGGAGTTGATGACATGGATATATTTAAGGGGATTAGCTTAAAGCTGCTGGCTTTTGAGCTGCTCCTCATGCAGCATGAAGAGTGGAGGGGGAGGGTGGTTTTGGTGCAGATTGCCAATCCGGCGAGGGGGCGAGGGAAGGATGTGAAGGAAGTCCAGACAGAGAGCAATGCGATGGTGAAACGGATTAATGAAGCCTTTGGCCGGCCTGGGTACAAACCAGTTATCTTGATTGATAAGCCTCTTCAGTTTTATGAAAGAATGGCTTACTATGTGGTGGCAGAGTGCTGTTTGGTGACGGCGGTAAGGGATGGTATGAATCTTATCCCTTACGAGTACATCATTGCTCGGCAGGGGAATGAAAACTTGAATAAGGTCTTGCACCTGAGCTCATCCACTCTAAAGAAGAGCATGTTAGTGGTTTCAGAGTTCATAGGGTGCTCACCTTCTTTGAGTGGCGCCATTCGAGTGAACCCATGGAATATTGATGCAGTGGCTGATTCAATGGTGTCTGCCTTGGAAATGCCTGAGGCAGAGAAGCAGTTGAGGCATGAGAAGCACTATAGGTATGTAAGCACACATGATGTTGGGTACTGGGCAAACAGTTTTCTCCAGGACTTGCGAAGGACCTGTAGGGATCATAACAGGAGGAGGTGCTGGGGTATTGGGTTTGGGTTGGGATTTAGAGTTGTGGCCCTTGATCCTAACTTCAGGAAGCTTGCAATGGAGCATATTGTTTCAGCATACAGGAGAACTAGAACTCGTGCCATTCTTTTAGACTATGATGGTACCTTGATGCCACAGGCATCCATCAAGAAGAGCCCGTGCGTTAGGTCTATTGAAATATTAAACACCTTGTGTCGTGACAAGAATAACACAGTTTTTCTGGTTAGTGCAAGAAGCCGAAGCAAGCTAAGTGAGTGGTTTTCTTCCTGTGAGAATCTGGGAATGGCTGCAGAGCATGGCTACTTTTTGAg GCTAAGGAGAGATGCTGACTGGCAAACATGTGTTCCTGCGACGGATTGTAGCTGGAAACAAATTGCAGAGCCTGTTATGAGGTTGTACACCGAAACAACTGATGGTTCAACCATTGAAGACAAAGAGACTTCACTTGTCTGGTGCTATGAGGATGCTGATCCTGATTTTGGATCTTGTCAAGCCAAGGAACTTCTCGACCATCTCGAAAGTGTCCTTGCCAATGAACCTGTTTCTGTGAAGAGTGGAACAAACAATGTTGAGGTTAAACCACAG GGAGTGAACAAGGGCCTTGTAGCTGAGCACCTGCTTTCCACTATGCGGGATAGAGGGTTGCTAGCTGACTTCGTTCTTTGTATCGGTGATGACCGGTCTGATGAGGATATGTTTGAAGTAATCAGCTCTGCCATGACTGGGCCATCCCTTGCGCCTAATGCCGAAGTGTTTGCTTGCACAGTTGGTCGTAAGCCGAGCAAAGCCAAATATTATCTTGATGATACAGCAGAGATTTTTAGGTTGATGCAAGGCCTGGCTTTTGTTTCGCAACAAGCCCCTGGGAGTTCGCTTCCTATCTAA
- the LOC105053330 gene encoding protein DETOXIFICATION 16-like yields the protein MEKPSMEAPLVIPSTTEEGVGEVLAELKRQLWLAGPLMTANLLQYIIEVISVMFVGHLGELALAGASMATSFAGVTGFSVLMGLGSALDTLCGQSFGAKQYNMVGIHMQRAVLVVTLISIPIAIIWAYTAQILMACEQDPGVSAEAGFYARWMIPTLFAYGPLQCYIKFLQTQNIVFPIMLSSGVTTLLHILICWILVFKSGLGSKGAALANALSYWFNVFMLALYVRLSPACKKTWTGLSSEAFHDIFSFIKLAVPSAVMVCFIFWSFQFLVLLSGLLPNPMLETSVMSISLNISSLLFMIPFGLGASASTRVSNELGAGRPRAAYLAVCIAVFMAITQSLIVGLIILLSRKFWGYAYSNEEEVVNYVDIMMPILAIANLLDGIQCVLSGIARGCGWQKIGAYINLGAYYLVGTPSSVLLAFVFHFGGKGLWVGLICGLFVQALLLVTIILCTNWEKEARKAKDRVQNACVL from the exons ATGGAGAAGCCAAGCATGGAGGCCCCTCTGGTGATCCCAAGCACTACTGAGGAAGGAGTGGGGGAGGTCTTAGCTGAGCTCAAGAGGCAGCTGTGGCTTGCAGGGCCTCTGATGACAGCAAATTTGTTGCAATACATCATCGAAGTGATATCTGTGATGTTTGTTGGCCATCTTGGAGAGCTTGCTCTTGCTGGTGCCTCCATGGCCACTTCCTTCGCTGGGGTCACTGGTTTCAGTGTGCTG atgggACTCGGAAGCGCATTGGACACCCTGTGTGGACAATCCTTTGGTGCAAAACAATACAACATGGTTGGGATACATATGCAAAGGGCTGTGCTTGTCGTTACACTCATCAGCATTCCAATTGCAATCATTTGGGCTTACACAGCTCAAATTCTCATGGCATGTGAGCAAGACCCAGGAGTATCAGCGGAAGCTGGATTTTATGCTCGTTGGATGATTCCAACCCTTTTTGCATATGGCCCGCTACAATGCTATATTAAGTTCTTACAGACCCAAAACATTGTTTTCCCAATAATGCTAAGCTCAGGGGTCACAACTTTACTACACATTCTTATTTGTTGGATATTGGTATTCAAATCTGGCCTTGGTAGCAAAGGTGCCGCTTTGGCAAATGCTCTCTCTTACTGGTTCAATGTGTTCATGTTGGCACTTTATGTCAGGCTATCTCCTGCCTGCAAAAAGACTTGGACTGGCCTTTCCAGCGAGGCTTTTCATGATATCTTCAGCTTCATTAAACTAGCTGTTCCATCAGCTGTTATGGTTTG CTTCATATTCTGGTCATTTCAGTTTCTTGTGCTTCTTTCCGGTCTTCTTCCAAATCCAATGCTTGAAACATCGGTGATGTCGATAAG CCTTAACATTAGTTCATTGCTGTTCATGATCCCCTTTGGACTTGGTGCTTCTGCAAG TACACGTGTTTCAAATGAACTAGGTGCTGGGCGTCCACGGGCTGCTTACTTGGCAGTATGCATTGCGGTATTCATGGCCATTACACAAAGCTTGATAGTGGGATTGATCATTCTTTTGAGTAGAAAATTTTGGGGATATGCATACAGCAATGAAGAGGAAGTGGTGAATTATGTGGATATTATGATGCCAATTCTAGCGATTGCTAATCTTTTAGATGGAATCCAATGCGTGCTTTCAG GAATTGCTAGAGGATGTGGTTGGCAGAAGATTGGTGCTTATATTAACCTTGGAGCTTATTATCTTGTGGGCACGCCATCTTCTGTTCTTTTAGCTTTTGTCTTTCACTTTGGAGGAAAG GGTCTTTGGGTGGGACTCATATGTGGCCTATTTGTGCAAGCATTGTTGCTTGTAACCATCATCCTATGTACTAACTGGGAGAAAGAA GCACGTAAGGCAAAGGACAGAGTTCAGAATGCTTGTGTGCTGTAG